A window from Thermomicrobiales bacterium encodes these proteins:
- a CDS encoding VOC family protein, with amino-acid sequence MLTGIDHIVIAVDLLTTASAAFQEAGFTVTPGGSHPTGTHNALIPFADGSYLELIGIEDAELAKGHPWFEKMGGKEGFVTFAVGADALDHELDRLAALEIFAVDRKDGARLRPDGEQLQWKSAALRTDPPVFLPFLIQDVTDRALRVPTGKEAEHANGVKGITGLTIVTADVTAATVPYGQMFSAPVSALDHGYEGHQQGWRYFVHEYWIDLVQHQDDNSPLATYHQTFGDSIYQLFLTVDTGPEFPGTRLEVPGFPDVHLITTN; translated from the coding sequence GCCTTCCAGGAGGCTGGATTCACCGTCACCCCGGGCGGATCGCATCCCACCGGCACCCATAACGCGCTCATCCCCTTTGCAGACGGGTCCTACCTGGAGCTGATCGGGATCGAGGATGCCGAGCTCGCCAAAGGCCATCCCTGGTTCGAGAAGATGGGCGGCAAGGAGGGATTCGTCACGTTCGCGGTCGGCGCCGACGCGCTCGACCACGAGCTGGACCGGCTCGCCGCGCTGGAAATTTTCGCGGTCGACCGCAAAGACGGCGCTCGTCTTCGTCCCGACGGCGAGCAACTCCAGTGGAAATCGGCCGCGCTGCGAACCGATCCGCCCGTCTTTCTGCCATTCCTCATTCAGGATGTGACCGACCGCGCGCTCCGCGTCCCCACCGGCAAGGAAGCCGAGCATGCAAACGGCGTCAAGGGCATCACCGGCCTGACCATCGTGACAGCCGACGTGACCGCGGCCACCGTCCCCTACGGCCAGATGTTCTCCGCCCCGGTTTCGGCGCTCGATCACGGGTACGAAGGTCATCAGCAAGGCTGGCGCTACTTCGTGCACGAATACTGGATCGACCTCGTCCAACACCAGGACGACAACTCGCCGCTTGCCACCTACCATCAAACCTTCGGCGACAGCATCTACCAGCTCTTCCTCACCGTCGATACCGGCCCCGAATTCCCCGGCACCCGGCTCGAAGTTCCCGGCTTCCCGGACGTGCACCTCATCACGACGAATTGA